The Triticum aestivum cultivar Chinese Spring chromosome 4B, IWGSC CS RefSeq v2.1, whole genome shotgun sequence sequence acatttttcaattggttggtaacatttttttttcaagTGTTCTATGTAAATTATTTTTGTATTATATatttttagaatatttggaagtGAGGTCGTGGTTTCCAGCACACCTGGGCACCCCTTGACGTGAGGCCTCCCTACGTCTAGCTTGAAGCGAGTCATAGGGGTGCCCATCACCGGCAACAAAATCGTTCAACAACCTTCTAATCTTCCGAAAGTGTTGTTCTAATCCCGAGCTCATATGAGCTTGTGTGAACAGTAAAAAATAAAAATAGTTAAAAAAATTTGTGGAACATTGACAAGTGTTTTGATAGATTTCAGATTTTTCATCATGAAATGACATTCGTAGAAGATGtggcaaaaaaaattctatgctccAAAATACGtatgaaattaaaattttggagCATATATTTTTTTGACCATATATTCCACGAATGTCAACTGGTGATGAAATTTCGCGAGCTATCAAAATATTTGTTAGTGTTTCACACAAAACCAAATTCAGTTtggttttgatttttattttattttattattgacCCAAGCTCACATGATCTCGGGATCAGAATAGTCGCATCCCTAATGTTTCCATAATCGGAACCAAAAACCAGTCTGTCTAGCACTAAATGGGTCTGGACAGTTCACTACCCTATGCATTTAGTCGAATGTTTGAGGCAATGAGATTCCAATAGGTGGATTAGGCCTCTGGTTNNNNNNNNNNNNNNNNNNNNNNNNNNNNNNNNNNNNNNNNNNNNNNNNNNNNNNNNNNNNNNNNNNNNNNNNNNNNNNNNNNNNNNNNNNNNNNNNNNNNNNNNNNNNNNNNNNNNNNNNNNNNNNNNNNNNNNNNNNNNNNNNNNNNNNNNNNNNNNNNNNNNNNNNNNNNNNNNNNNNNNNNNNNNNNNNNNNNNNNNNNNNNNNNNNNNNNNNNNNNNNNNNNNNNNNNNNNNNNNNNNNNNNNNNNNNNNNNNNNNNNNNNNNNNNNNNNNNNNNNNNNNNNNNNNNNNNNNNNNNNNNNNNNNNNNNNNNNNNNNNNNNNNNNNNNNNNNNNNNNNNNNNNNNNNNNNNNNNNNNNNNNNNNNNNNNNNNNNNNNNNNNNNNNNNNNNNNNNNNNNNNNNNNNNNNNNNNNNNNNNNNNNNNNNNNNNNNNNNNNNNNNNNNNNNNNNNNNNNNNNNNNNNNNNNNNNNNNNNNNNNNNNNNNNNNNNNNNNNNNNNNNNNNNNNNNNNNNNNNNNNNNNNNNNNNNNNNNNNNNTATTTAATATTTCTAAAATACATGTTGATTACTTATCAAAATATTACATTTTTTAGAAATTTTTCTTACATTATATCAGCTTTTCTAAAAATTACAATTTGTTTTCATATGtgtgaatttttttaaaatgcCACAAACATCGCTTTTAAAATTATGCTATTTTTTACATTTCATAAATTATTTTTCagactatcatgaatattttttgaattacaTGATTAGTTTTATAAAtgtcatgaatatttttgaatggtacaaaaaatattttaaaatcgGATAAAATATTTTTTTACCGTGTATATACGTTTTATGAAAATATCACAAAACATTTTAGTGCATGAACGTTTAAGAAATATTACAGTCATATTTTAATAGTacgaatttttttcaaaaattgtgGGAACTACTCTTTTATACCACAGTAACATATTTCAATTTCATGATGAACGTTTCGGAAATAAGTTCAGTAAATTATGTTTTTAAATGTGTGTATTTAAAATATTTCATAAATATtagcaaaatttaaaaaaaaactatCGAACAAGAAGCATAATGAAAAAAACGAACAAACAAGCAAAGAAGGAAGCTAATGGGCCGGCTAAATAGCAGTGACGTGAGGACACCCCTGAGGACAGACCGCTGCatctatttaaaaaaaaatagATGTAACTTTTGCAGATGCATCCCTCAGAAAAAATATCTATTTCAAAAAAATATCTGTTGCAGATGCATCCCTCAGAAAAAACGGTTGCACATGTTGAGGGACTAGCCTGATTATACCTGAACGGTGTAACTTTTTTTTCGAAAACGAGGATGACCCCCCGCGTCTGCATTAGGACGGTGCAAACAACCATTTTGTTAATTATTCATCAAGACCTTATAAAATAATACTTCAATAAATCTGAAGCCATCATCCTGACAACATCTATCACTACTCACATGTATACAAATAGTAGACTTGGTAATTGTGCTCATAGTTTTTGGATATATTTCAGGCTTCAATGATGTTAGTTTTACTGCGAGACGGATTTCCCGTCAAATACAAGACTTGCAGTGACTTTCTAAATAGAGGTACTCATATGGAAAGGACATGTGTTCATGAAGGTGAGCATATGTGCATGTATGTGACATTTGCTTTTGTAGTGTGCTTCTAAAAAATGTTTTTTTTCCTTGTAGTATCTCGATGTAAAATAAGTGTGAAAGAGGTTTAAGAATCTATATTCTTCTTATAAGGGCTAAAATCACTTNNNNNNNNNNNNNNNNNNNNNNNNNNNNNNNNNNNNNNNNNNNNNNNNNNNNNNNNNNNNNNNNNNNNNNNNNNNNNNNNNNNNNNNNNNNNNNNNNNNNNNNNNNNNNNNNNNNNNNNNNNNNNNNNNNNNNNNNNNNNNNNNNNNNNNNNNNNNNNNNNNNNNNNNNNNNNacacacacacacacacacacacacacacacaaagaagcATATCTGCAATGGACAAGCTTAAAGCAACTGTAACTGATCCTTCTTTTTTTGTTAACTGGTGCTCAAAGGTCTATAAAGCCTAATAATGTTTTGGGTGATTATAAGCATGTGGGATCGAATAGAAATCACCCTGCTAGTACCCATTATTTGGGGGTTAAAATTTCGGATGTACTCCGGATGTTCTTATTTAGGGACTAGGTCTAGAGTTACCTCTTGGTCTATACGGCACATGCCTATATTCACTGCTAGATTTCCAAGGAGCCGAACATGCACGCAACTACATTTTCTACATTCATGATTCCAGAACCATATGCTTGAGTTTGCCGACCAAAGCCGGCGGCCGGTGGCGTTTGAGACAAAACAATATTAAACGGAATAGCCGTTGCCGTTGATCGCCCTAGCTACCTAGTAAACTAGTATCGGTGTGGCTACTTAACAAAACAATAGGGACTGTCTAATTAACATCCGGCTGAAAACCAATTGGGCTTCAGCCGGATTTTTCAGCTAACTAGTAATGCGACAACTGCCTTCTGTACCTTGTCCCCTGTATGTACCTTTTCCTGTCTCACTCGTTTAAACAAACCACATATATCAAACAGAAACTTAACGGGTCCACCCCCTCCTTCTCTAACCCGGACAGAAAAGCAACAAAGTGATGACGATTCCTCCATGTTCTGGGACACAAGCTTGAAGAAGAACATGGCTGAAGAAGCAAAGGATTCACAGGTAAACATCCCCTTCTTTTGAATTCCCCATACATCTAGCATGAGTAAAATAGATCTCTCTCGTGAACGTGTACATCTGAAAGAAACAACAGTGTGTGGATCATTACATAGCTGaagaaacacatcagatttacaaACCAAATCTAAGATCATAGGCAGGATAATCATGAAAAAAAAACTTACTAAAACTGTAAGAAAATATAACACAGTTCAAATCCTCACTTACTTGCTGCAGGGACCAAAAGTTGAGCTCTGGAACTGTACTTATGTGTCACAAAAAGAACACTAGAACCAGGAAGAATACTAGACCAAAGTAGTCTAGGGAGACAGGAACAGAGAAACTACTTGCAAGTTTATGAATTCATTTACAACACATGGTCAAAAGAAAAAAAGGATTAAGGGCAGCATGTTCAGGAAGATATGAAATCATTTAGGAAAAAAATGCTTGAACAAAAAAGTCTAGGAATAATGTATTTTCAGAAAGCTATGACTATATTTTCAGATACTTTTGCACTCACAAAGAAATGTACACTAATCAGAAACTATGATGAGTTTACAAATTTACTCCTGAAGAAAAGCAATGAATCTATGACAGAATTTTATAAACTTTGGAATTGTATACAAATACCTTTTATTTGTACTTGAAGCTCGAAATGCTATGACCTTTTACTTGTAATTTTGAATGAGTACACACTGAAACTAAAATGATCATTACATATGATTTAGGACAATGATCAGATAAAAAAAATGGAAAAATATCAGGCTACGCACTAATACTATTGGCACAAACAATGTAGATAGTTCTGTTTATTCAATAACGATTCACTACTtatacttttttttaaataatatgcACAGGTGCCTGCAATGGGATCAAAGGGAATGGAATCTAGCATGAAAGTGGAGGAGCTGTAACTCGAACATGACCAAGCTGATTTTCTTAATGTATGACTTTATTGTAGCATTAGAAACTGAAAAAATGAACAAACATATTCAATTATCCTTTTCTAACTTGATTCTTGACAAAATAACAGAGTCGGGCATACACTTTTACTCAACTACTTCAAGCGCAAATGATGTACAAGGTACTATCACTGTgaaatttacatataagatgacagGGAAAGAAATCCTGCAAAAAAAATCGGAGCTAATGCAAAAAATATTGTTCTACTTTGAGCAGCAACAGGTTGCTACCAAAGCAAAAGAGCAGATCACAATCCACAGAGCACTCTCGTTATAAACTTAAAATCCAGAGATCACCAGAAAAAGCAATAAGAACTAGCATTCACTAGTGCACTGAATGTTACTCTCTCCATaatgaaatataagagcgtttagatcactaaagtagtgatctaaacgcctttatatttctttacagagggagtacaacataCACAGATGAGCAGATCATACACAATAGCAAAATCTAACAAGTGTTTTTACACTGGTTACAGAGGAGCAGAAAAAGAACCTGTCAAACTAAATTACACTGGCAGATAAGAAATTTACAGTGGCAGACAAACTATAATTACAGTACTAGACCATTAAAATTTCAGTGGTAAGCAATAGAAATCACAGTAGTGGACCAGGGTGAAAAATCCTTTGTAATTACATTTTAAATTACATCGCTAGACCACTGGAATTACAGTGTAAGCAAATTGTAATTCTAGTGCTAGACCACTGGAACTACAGTGTAAAATACAGTGTATTATATAGAGAAACCAATTTGTTCCTGCTCAGAATCCAAAATGAAACTATGATTGAATATTAGAAACTTTGGAACTGTATAAAACAACAAATTACTGCCACTTGAACTTAGAATTACTATGATCTTTTAAATGTAATTACTATGAAGATCACACTGAACTAAAAAAACTAAGCACTGATACTACATAGTACACACAAGAAACCAAATTTGGACCATCCTTTGTACCCTCGTTTGACAAAACATTACCAGCAGATTTACTAACTGACGAATCATTTGATGCTTTCTTCGTAGATTCAAGAGCAAGAGACTTTTGCAACCTACACAGCAAAACCAAAATGACATCAgggtaaaaaataaaataaagaaacaaCCAAATGCATGAAAGTAAATTAAACAAGACAGAGATTGGCTACCTGAAAAATGCTCAGACCAAAAAATCCACATAATAGACCCTACTCAACTGCAGAGTACAAGGGTAAAAACCAACTAACAGCCCTAGTCAAATTCACTAAGGGTAGAATCCACTGAAATATTACAGTGTCTGTAAGCCCACTGAGAATTACACTGCAAATCCAATAAGAATTACACTATAAAATCCACTAAAGATAATACATGAATAATCCACATAATAGTCCCTAGTCAAATGCAGATTACAAGGGTAAAAACCCACTAACAGACCCTAGCCAAAATACACTAAGAATTACAGAGTAAATACACTGAAAATTACACTGTAAAAATCAAGAGTTACAGTGCAAATACAAGGTAAATCCAAGAAAAACTAATAGTCACTATAAAGACACTAAGGATTACAGTGTAACTCCACTAAGAATTACACTGTAAAAATCAAGAGATATAGTGTAATTCTTATAGGATTACAATGAAAGATCAACTAAAAACTACAGAGTAAATTCACTAAGAACTACATTGTAGATCCACTGCAAATTACAGTATAAATCCAATAAACATACAATATAAATCCACTGAAAATTACAGTGTAAACTCACTAAAAAATACAGTGTAAATTCACTTAAAAGTACAGTATAAATCTGCTAAGAAATTACACTGTAAATCCACTGAGAATTACAGTGTTAAACAGTAAGAAAACACACTGTAAATCCACTAAGAAAACAGGGATTTCTAGTAGAGCAATCAGACATTTACATAGCTGAAAATGAAAAGGACATTCTGTCTCACAGAAACACAAAGAACAGAGCTGAAGTCTGCAAGCGAAACACACTACATACGACAACATAAGCTTGTTGACTAGCTATACAAGCAAAATCGCAAAAAACACTACATATAaacctacatcaacaaacgacccagGGGATATATAACCTATAGCCACAAACAAAAACACTAGAGAATCCAAGGTGAGCAGGGCACTAGAGTCACTGAAACACGATCCAGCATATACGAAATTAGCAGCTGCCCACGACAACCACCAGAATTCCAACTACTAACTGAAACAGATCAAATAAAACCTACAAGGTAATCCCTAACATAGCACACAAGACAGATGAGATTCAATACCACTAACAAACGCAACAAGGCATCTGCATCAAAATAGCTGCGGGGGATTACCACATGCGAGATCCAAAGGGGGATAAGTAGCAGATCTGACTGACAAATCCCTACACACTACCAAATCAGACTTGAGGATCAAGCTACATACCGAATACGACGCACAGAAACGCCGGGCGGAGAAAAATGGGGCCGGCGATGGGGCGGAACCGAGAGATGTTGCAGACCTCTAGCGGGGGAAAAGGCGAAGGAGAAGGAGGTGGCGGGGCAGCCGGAGGAAGAGCGCCGGACGCCTGACAACCACCCTTCTGAATCAAGCGGACAGGGCAGCTCAGTCGCCATGGATCtctttctctctgtctctctcgacACGGGAGGGGATGGGACAGAGGCACGACGCGGGGCCGAAGCGAGAGAAAACGCAAACGGGTCTCCCCGGAAATTGAGCGGGCCCGATAAGAAAACAAATCAACTGATAGGACAAGAAAAAAAACGAAAACACAAATCTCGGAACAGAGAACGGACGGCTCACAAAACGGATGAAAGCCAAAAGATTTCATCCGGATGAAAATTAGCATTCCCGAAACAATATATATGCTTgagtatatactactactactttCTTGAACTAGACCGGCCACTTGGGAATCATGGTTGAGTATGATACCGGCCGGTGTCCAATTTAGAACCTGCTTATTTCCTCTTCTTCG is a genomic window containing:
- the LOC123093617 gene encoding uncharacterized protein isoform X1, producing the protein MATELPCPLDSEGWLSGVRRSSSGCPATSFSFAFSPARGLQHLSVPPHRRPHFSPPGVSVRRIRLQKSLALESTKKASNDSSVSKSAVSVCTHSKLQVKGHSISSFKYK
- the LOC123093617 gene encoding uncharacterized protein isoform X2 codes for the protein MATELPCPLDSEGWLSGVRRSSSGCPATSFSFAFSPARGLQHLSVPPHRRPHFSPPGVSVRRIRLQKSLALESTKKASNDSSVSKSADVHVHERDLFYSC